In Deltaproteobacteria bacterium, the genomic stretch CAAATGCGTCCTTCGCGTTGGTACAACCCCGCCGAAATCGCGCGGATGCGTCGTCTGTTGCGCGACGGCCGCTTCGATCTCGTTCACACGCACAAGGGCGGCGACCTGTCGCTGGTGCTGCTCGCGTCGGCGGGATTGCCGCGTTTCGCCCTCGTCAACACACGGGGCGTGAACTTTCCGCTGGGCGCGAACCGATTCAAGTACAATCTGAACCGACTCGACCGGGCGATCGTCGTGAGCGAGGACTCGAAGCGCGTCATGGCGCGAAGCGGGGTGCGCCCGGACAAGATCGAGGTCATCTACGGCGGCGTCGATATCGCGCGGTTCGTTCCACGACCGGAGCTGCGCGCGCCCGTCCGCGCCGAATTGGGGATCGCGCCGGACGCGTTCGTGTTCCTGATGGTCGCCAACCTCGTGCGTCAAAAGGGTCACGGCGACTACCTCGAAGCGGCGGCCCGGCTCGCCCGGTCGCACCCTGGAGCGTTTCACCTGTTCGCGGGCAAGGGAGATTCCTCGGCGTGGCAGGCGAGAGCCGCGGAACTCGGGCTTGCCGACGTGGTGCGGTTTTTGGGATTCCGGTCGGACGTCGAGCGGCTATTCGCGGCGGCGGACGCCTCGGTGGTGTCGTCATTCGCGGGCGAGGGTGTCTCGGGTGTCCTGCGCGAGTCGATGGCCTGCGCCGTGCCGGTCATCACCACAAACGTGGGCGGAAACGCGGAGCTGGTCGCGGACGGAGAAACCGGGCTGGTCGTCCCGATGCGCGATCCGCCGGCGCTGGCCGCCGCGATGGCTCGAATGATCGATGGCGACGCATTGCGGACCACCTTGTCTCAAAAGGGGCTTGTCCTCGTGCGGGAACGCTTTTCCGACGACGCTCGGGCGGCGCGGATCTTCGCGCTGTA encodes the following:
- a CDS encoding glycosyltransferase: MSIAEKRILLTTSHGRIGSGGSMQLYLLARAARQAGAHVECVFAHSPGSFADRHLDRLADLGVPVHQMRPSRWYNPAEIARMRRLLRDGRFDLVHTHKGGDLSLVLLASAGLPRFALVNTRGVNFPLGANRFKYNLNRLDRAIVVSEDSKRVMARSGVRPDKIEVIYGGVDIARFVPRPELRAPVRAELGIAPDAFVFLMVANLVRQKGHGDYLEAAARLARSHPGAFHLFAGKGDSSAWQARAAELGLADVVRFLGFRSDVERLFAAADASVVSSFAGEGVSGVLRESMACAVPVITTNVGGNAELVADGETGLVVPMRDPPALAAAMARMIDGDALRTTLSQKGLVLVRERFSDDARAARIFALYVELLSGTGS